From the Candidatus Melainabacteria bacterium genome, one window contains:
- a CDS encoding serine/threonine protein kinase has translation MKLCLRCNQYFEDGIELCPMDTSTLEAVGEHPLIGALINDRYVVDSVIGKGSSGIVYKATRLLMGREVAVKVLHSYLGAEAGALDRFLREARAASRLRHPHIINIWESGVTDDAQPYFVMDYLEGMTLADLVRQKGYLHAARAMPIITQICEALSEAHRQNIIHRDIKPENIVLETNEGDNNFDDYVKVLDFGIADAPSGTSGVPKQKTAAGSPAYMSPEQCQGFELDQRSDIYSLAIVIFEMLTGMRPFAADDVMKLFYMHVSQPPPTLSSMRSDLRFPMQVELAIAKALAKNPDNRQQSIKEFQKELEDAFASSDMGSGKRESVTVDLFSVPVVDRLMDGGGGSTSTGSHNFLPGPEDWEEPSEEAVMPSTPAAAPAAKSDSSDVSAAVNRLLKSAKRASEAVKQEDVGTWARDVLTRHEEQGGAKKDSPQPLKASGGQSPPENSGPEVSNWAHKVLSRQNTGEMNVPGNNQAGGAAKAPAQASPNALPANSSPQPGAASKPALSAASTPPAAKAPQPGQPNNPAARVPTGPGSAAPRPGLGSSTSAEAQSMQTKQGNKIAKPIELLKAKSAAEAARRGSGELPKEVAEESGAAIPLSLKAAEQFQSNSAGSGMPSDSVARPLAKQAGSLESDLDSRLDGVKPGAAKPVSTSSSAPGARADASRPAPPVTPGSGAAPKSNAPPQAAGAQARPGAPAGAAPASPTAAGLKPGGAATSPARPGVPGANTARPGQPPTASAQRLPGQPGAPAQAKPAASLPNAPQAKPNMSLPNAPQAKPSTSLPNAPQAKPNTSLPNAPQAKPSTSLPNAPQAKPSTSLPNVPQAKPSTSLPNAPQAKPSTSLPNAPQSRPSTSLPNLPAQTSAATPIAPTPVQPAGNSETVSSERPAFDPSRFEQPVNRPAESLNPFAQAIDGLLDAAIMPKTQEDVRRSANKLKQMEAPPGNAPDPLDPSRFELPINSRASFDPSRFENPINREALADAAAADNSRFDQPVNKGFISGSAAGSKMLGASESEKKTIEPAASTSLDVNRFEHPINRAEESLNPFAQAVDGLLDSARIKPEPKPVTATPSDLGQTAAAVGKPPDAAAIEALDSTAEEDRVHDAVSRLIEAAKRSPEPTQKPEVLNKKIEAVKKKIEALKAADVAKPISTGLPPEAVPPAPVPSAPAPTPTPAPFVPGPTDSNSLSDAVNRLLEAAQRQETTTNAPALPPQMVNPFADAYSSPAPPTPPPAPAVYGGTSPSTASSSSLTNVPASNPFDAAASTSMVNPFAQVASPDPRTSGSFMPSANVPGPAAPDPNKKPPEGSAFQNYVSAPTDRMTRAAELINNAIKSSKTPEVAQDYYSGFKNDPKQIQAERAETLKKSRARVRRNFQGPPKPPLWVALILACLVGGFALWYGGFLPFFGPPKSSAPLSLDAYIKQGKYEKARELLEAKKKAGNLSAAETEKMNTVYYQLGLKEGKEENYQDAVKDLKMVSRKSDLYPSAAAKIREFKKKMSDL, from the coding sequence ATGAAGCTCTGTCTGCGATGCAACCAATATTTTGAGGATGGCATCGAGCTTTGTCCGATGGACACTTCTACTTTGGAAGCGGTAGGAGAACATCCATTGATTGGGGCCCTGATCAACGATCGATACGTGGTTGATTCGGTCATAGGAAAAGGTTCGAGCGGAATCGTCTATAAAGCCACCCGGCTCCTGATGGGGCGCGAGGTGGCTGTAAAAGTGTTGCACAGTTACCTGGGCGCCGAAGCAGGAGCTCTGGACCGGTTTTTAAGAGAAGCCAGAGCTGCCAGCCGGCTTCGTCATCCGCATATCATCAATATCTGGGAGTCTGGAGTAACCGATGACGCCCAGCCGTATTTCGTTATGGACTATCTGGAAGGCATGACGCTTGCGGACCTGGTCAGGCAAAAAGGCTATCTGCATGCCGCACGCGCCATGCCAATCATTACCCAGATTTGCGAGGCCCTGAGCGAAGCGCATCGCCAGAACATCATTCATCGTGACATCAAGCCCGAGAACATCGTGCTAGAGACGAACGAGGGCGATAACAATTTTGATGACTATGTGAAAGTGCTCGACTTCGGTATCGCCGACGCACCATCAGGCACGTCCGGAGTGCCCAAGCAGAAGACAGCCGCCGGCAGCCCAGCCTATATGAGCCCTGAACAGTGCCAGGGATTCGAACTCGATCAGCGCAGCGACATATACTCGCTCGCTATCGTTATCTTTGAAATGTTGACCGGCATGCGACCATTTGCGGCCGACGACGTCATGAAGTTGTTCTACATGCACGTCAGCCAGCCGCCGCCGACTCTCAGCAGCATGAGATCAGACCTGCGCTTCCCCATGCAGGTAGAACTCGCTATCGCCAAAGCCCTGGCAAAAAATCCCGATAACAGACAGCAGAGTATTAAAGAATTCCAGAAAGAGTTGGAAGACGCATTTGCCAGCTCTGACATGGGGTCAGGCAAGAGAGAAAGCGTAACAGTCGACTTGTTCTCGGTGCCCGTCGTAGACCGTTTGATGGATGGCGGCGGTGGCTCGACCAGCACAGGTTCTCATAATTTCTTGCCCGGACCTGAAGATTGGGAAGAGCCATCCGAAGAGGCAGTAATGCCTTCCACTCCAGCCGCTGCACCAGCAGCAAAATCGGATTCATCCGATGTCTCGGCCGCAGTAAATCGCCTCTTAAAGTCCGCCAAGCGCGCTTCTGAAGCTGTGAAGCAAGAAGATGTAGGCACCTGGGCAAGAGATGTTCTCACTCGTCATGAAGAGCAAGGTGGAGCAAAGAAAGATTCCCCTCAGCCTCTAAAAGCTTCAGGTGGTCAAAGCCCGCCTGAAAACAGTGGTCCTGAAGTCTCCAACTGGGCCCATAAGGTGTTGAGTCGTCAAAACACCGGTGAGATGAATGTGCCGGGCAACAATCAGGCAGGCGGTGCTGCAAAAGCTCCTGCTCAGGCTTCACCAAATGCATTGCCGGCGAATTCTTCGCCTCAACCGGGTGCGGCTTCAAAACCTGCTCTCTCGGCTGCTTCTACTCCACCTGCGGCCAAAGCTCCGCAACCAGGTCAGCCCAACAATCCTGCTGCCAGGGTGCCGACTGGTCCGGGGTCCGCTGCTCCTCGTCCTGGTCTGGGCTCCTCCACCTCTGCGGAAGCGCAGTCAATGCAGACTAAGCAGGGCAACAAAATCGCCAAGCCAATTGAACTCCTGAAAGCAAAATCGGCTGCTGAAGCAGCAAGACGTGGATCCGGTGAACTTCCCAAAGAAGTCGCCGAGGAGTCCGGTGCCGCTATTCCCCTGTCACTTAAAGCCGCAGAGCAATTTCAGAGCAATTCCGCCGGCTCCGGCATGCCATCAGATTCGGTGGCGAGACCGCTGGCAAAACAAGCCGGTAGTCTTGAGTCAGATCTCGACAGCCGGCTTGACGGAGTTAAGCCGGGAGCTGCTAAACCTGTTTCAACCAGTTCATCTGCCCCGGGTGCCAGGGCTGATGCCAGCCGTCCTGCACCGCCTGTAACACCAGGTAGCGGCGCTGCACCAAAATCGAACGCACCTCCACAAGCGGCTGGAGCGCAGGCGAGACCAGGTGCTCCTGCCGGCGCAGCACCAGCTTCGCCTACTGCTGCCGGTCTGAAACCAGGCGGTGCGGCCACGTCACCGGCTCGACCTGGAGTGCCGGGAGCGAACACGGCAAGACCTGGTCAGCCACCTACCGCAAGCGCTCAGAGACTACCTGGTCAGCCAGGCGCACCGGCGCAGGCAAAACCGGCTGCGTCCTTGCCGAACGCACCGCAAGCGAAACCGAACATGTCTTTGCCCAACGCGCCGCAAGCGAAACCAAGCACGTCTTTGCCCAACGCGCCGCAAGCGAAACCGAACACGTCTTTGCCCAACGCACCGCAAGCGAAACCGAGCACATCTTTGCCGAACGCACCGCAAGCGAAACCGAGCACATCTTTGCCGAACGTACCGCAAGCGAAACCGAGCACATCTTTGCCGAACGCACCGCAAGCCAAGCCGAGCACGTCTTTGCCGAATGCACCGCAATCGAGACCGAGCACGTCACTTCCCAATTTGCCCGCTCAAACATCAGCTGCGACGCCGATAGCGCCGACACCAGTACAGCCTGCAGGCAACAGCGAAACGGTAAGTTCCGAGCGACCAGCTTTTGACCCGAGCCGATTCGAGCAGCCCGTCAACAGGCCTGCAGAGTCGCTCAATCCGTTTGCACAAGCAATCGACGGACTGCTTGATGCCGCCATCATGCCCAAGACACAGGAAGATGTGCGTCGGTCTGCCAACAAACTAAAGCAGATGGAGGCACCACCCGGAAATGCTCCCGATCCACTCGATCCGAGTCGATTCGAGTTGCCTATAAACAGTAGAGCATCATTTGATCCATCGCGGTTCGAAAATCCGATCAATAGAGAAGCACTGGCCGATGCCGCCGCTGCTGATAATTCGCGGTTCGACCAGCCCGTCAATAAAGGTTTTATATCGGGTAGTGCCGCCGGCAGTAAAATGCTTGGTGCAAGTGAGTCCGAGAAGAAGACGATTGAGCCTGCCGCCAGCACTTCTCTCGACGTTAATCGTTTTGAGCATCCAATCAACCGAGCGGAAGAGTCGCTCAATCCTTTTGCGCAGGCAGTCGATGGATTGCTTGATTCGGCAAGAATAAAGCCTGAGCCCAAACCTGTTACAGCCACGCCTTCTGACCTCGGTCAAACAGCGGCTGCTGTTGGTAAGCCACCCGATGCAGCGGCTATCGAAGCTCTTGATAGCACGGCAGAGGAAGATCGGGTACATGATGCCGTCAGCCGTTTGATCGAAGCCGCCAAGCGCTCGCCTGAACCGACGCAGAAGCCCGAGGTTCTGAACAAAAAGATAGAGGCGGTCAAGAAAAAGATCGAAGCTTTGAAAGCTGCAGATGTAGCAAAGCCGATTTCAACAGGGCTGCCACCGGAAGCAGTGCCACCAGCACCGGTGCCCTCAGCGCCAGCGCCGACACCAACGCCTGCGCCTTTCGTTCCGGGACCAACCGATTCCAATTCACTTTCAGATGCTGTTAACAGGCTGCTGGAAGCCGCTCAGCGTCAGGAGACAACTACTAATGCTCCGGCTTTGCCACCGCAAATGGTGAACCCGTTCGCTGATGCATACTCCAGCCCCGCACCACCAACGCCACCACCGGCACCGGCCGTGTACGGCGGCACCAGCCCCAGCACTGCCAGCAGCAGCTCACTTACGAACGTGCCTGCTTCCAATCCGTTTGACGCCGCTGCCAGCACTTCGATGGTCAATCCATTTGCTCAGGTCGCATCACCCGACCCGAGAACAAGTGGCAGCTTCATGCCGTCTGCCAATGTCCCCGGACCAGCCGCGCCCGATCCGAACAAGAAACCGCCCGAAGGCAGTGCTTTCCAAAATTATGTCAGCGCTCCGACAGATCGCATGACCAGAGCTGCCGAGTTGATCAATAACGCGATCAAATCAAGCAAAACACCTGAAGTCGCTCAAGACTATTACTCCGGGTTTAAGAATGATCCCAAGCAGATACAGGCTGAACGTGCTGAGACCCTGAAGAAGAGCCGCGCTCGTGTAAGAAGGAATTTTCAGGGTCCGCCGAAGCCACCACTATGGGTGGCACTAATTCTGGCTTGTCTGGTGGGCGGATTCGCTCTCTGGTATGGCGGCTTCCTGCCCTTCTTCGGTCCACCGAAGTCTTCAGCGCCTCTCAGTCTTGATGCTTATATCAAGCAAGGTAAATATGAGAAGGCTCGTGAGCTTTTGGAAGCTAAAAAGAAAGCCGGTAATCTCTCAGCTGCCGAAACAGAGAAGATGAATACCGTCTATTATCAGCTCGGTTTGAAAGAAGGCAAGGAAGAGAACTATCAAGATGCTGTCAAAGACCTGAAGATGGTTTCTCGCAAATCTGACCTTTATCCTTCAGCAGCCGCCAAAATTCGTGAATTCAAAAAGAAAATGAGCGATCTATAG
- a CDS encoding FAD-binding protein, protein MPIDASIETRLRSIVGDKYVLSSAVDLAVYECDAETLDIATPDLVVLPKSTDEVAAVMALAYEHRIPVSARGAGTGLSGGATTVMGGISLVLSRMNKILSIDAVDRVAVVQVGATNVSVSEAAQRHSLYFAPDPSSQAASTIGGNIAENSGGPHTLKYGMTTNHVMGLKVVLSNGEVITLGGRSRTKEGLDLLGVFIGSEGTIGIATEAILKLIPRAQAVETMLAYFNTVEAAGQAVSDVIASGVVPAAMELVDQLTLNAVEDSWHMGLDRSAGALLIIELDGPRTGITIQRKKVESCIGTNNATSVQWANDAYERAKIWKARKSAFGALGRIAPHGYVLDGVIPRSKLALTISEIAKIAAQYNLTIANVYHAGDGNLHPCILYHKDNADEVKRVVQAGRDILELSVRLGGTLSGEHGIGIEKILEMPTVFSEESLESMRWVKQSFDPENICNPGKVIPTPKSCGESGGRPLLRHKLLTSGC, encoded by the coding sequence ATGCCAATTGATGCATCTATTGAAACTCGGCTGCGGTCGATTGTCGGCGACAAATATGTCTTGTCGTCTGCTGTAGACCTGGCTGTTTACGAATGCGATGCTGAAACCCTTGATATTGCCACACCTGACCTTGTTGTGTTGCCGAAATCCACTGATGAGGTGGCGGCTGTCATGGCACTGGCCTACGAGCACAGAATTCCAGTCTCGGCACGTGGTGCTGGAACGGGTTTATCAGGTGGTGCCACCACTGTTATGGGTGGTATCAGTCTGGTGCTGTCGCGCATGAACAAAATTTTGAGCATCGATGCAGTCGATCGAGTCGCAGTTGTGCAAGTGGGCGCCACCAATGTTTCTGTTTCGGAAGCGGCTCAGAGACACTCTCTCTACTTCGCACCAGATCCCTCCAGTCAAGCTGCCTCCACTATTGGTGGCAACATAGCAGAAAATTCCGGCGGACCTCATACGCTGAAATATGGAATGACGACCAATCACGTCATGGGTTTGAAAGTAGTTCTGTCCAATGGAGAGGTGATTACACTGGGCGGCAGAAGCCGAACTAAGGAAGGACTGGATTTGCTTGGAGTCTTCATCGGATCGGAAGGTACAATCGGCATCGCCACAGAAGCGATCTTGAAATTGATTCCCAGGGCGCAAGCAGTTGAAACGATGCTGGCTTATTTCAATACTGTGGAAGCGGCTGGACAAGCTGTTTCTGATGTGATTGCATCAGGTGTGGTGCCTGCGGCTATGGAACTCGTGGATCAGTTGACGCTTAACGCGGTAGAAGATTCGTGGCACATGGGGCTAGATCGAAGCGCCGGTGCATTGCTGATTATCGAGTTGGACGGTCCACGCACCGGCATTACGATACAGCGCAAGAAAGTTGAGTCGTGTATCGGCACAAACAATGCTACATCTGTTCAATGGGCTAACGATGCCTATGAACGAGCCAAAATATGGAAGGCAAGGAAAAGCGCCTTCGGTGCACTGGGACGAATAGCTCCTCATGGATATGTGCTCGACGGGGTTATACCTCGTTCTAAATTGGCGCTTACCATCAGTGAAATAGCCAAGATCGCCGCGCAGTATAATTTGACGATAGCTAATGTTTATCATGCTGGTGACGGTAATCTACATCCGTGCATTCTCTATCACAAAGATAACGCCGATGAAGTCAAACGTGTCGTTCAGGCAGGGCGTGACATACTCGAGCTGAGCGTCAGGCTGGGCGGAACGCTTTCCGGTGAGCATGGTATCGGTATCGAAAAGATTCTAGAGATGCCCACCGTATTTAGCGAAGAGAGTCTTGAATCGATGCGCTGGGTGAAGCAGTCATTTGACCCTGAAAATATATGCAATCCGGGCAAAGTTATTCCCACGCCAAAGAGCTGTGGAGAATCTGGCGGTCGACCTTTGCTTCGCCACAAACTGCTCACTTCGGGCTGCTAA
- the dprA gene encoding DNA-protecting protein DprA — MSSGPMNVDDDLWTDNEQAHWLAFDQLSGPGLGVTRIKRLFQELHSLAEAWTASRDQLRSLDILKLDVIDAFIEKRKSIDPSALLEKVRKENIQVYPLYHPVYPMRLREIHDPPVVLYVNGRLTPDDMIYAVGVVGTRRPTSYGTKYAKEISRNLARAGATIVSGMAVGVDSLAHWGAIEGGGRTVAVLGCGPDVCYPSGNRPLFKSLVSGEHGAVVSEFFPGTRPEPWRFPARNRIISGLSKGLAVIEAGETSGSLITAKIAFEQNREVFALPGRVDNPMSRGTNKLISAQTAHVLTSHEDILNELSWTSAPSNGPIPVVVELFGKEKEVFELISAEPVHFDHLIERSGLHSGELSATLTMLELAGVVERLPGDWYSRQTTSFMSK, encoded by the coding sequence ATGAGTTCTGGCCCGATGAACGTGGATGACGATTTGTGGACCGACAATGAGCAAGCACACTGGTTGGCGTTTGACCAGCTTTCTGGGCCGGGTCTTGGCGTTACCCGTATCAAGCGTTTGTTTCAGGAGTTGCATTCGCTGGCCGAGGCCTGGACTGCCAGCCGCGATCAGTTGCGATCGCTGGATATACTCAAGTTGGATGTCATCGATGCCTTTATAGAAAAGCGCAAATCCATAGATCCGTCGGCACTTCTAGAGAAAGTGCGCAAGGAAAATATTCAGGTATATCCTCTCTATCACCCGGTCTATCCGATGCGGTTGCGAGAGATTCACGATCCGCCCGTAGTTTTGTACGTTAATGGGCGGCTCACTCCTGACGACATGATTTATGCCGTAGGAGTCGTCGGAACGCGGCGACCGACCAGCTATGGCACTAAGTATGCCAAAGAAATTTCACGAAATCTAGCTCGCGCTGGTGCCACGATTGTAAGCGGCATGGCAGTTGGCGTCGACTCTCTGGCGCACTGGGGTGCCATTGAAGGTGGTGGCAGAACAGTGGCTGTTCTGGGCTGCGGACCCGATGTTTGCTATCCTTCGGGCAACCGTCCTCTCTTCAAGTCGCTCGTAAGCGGCGAACACGGGGCTGTTGTGTCCGAGTTCTTCCCCGGTACAAGACCTGAACCATGGCGATTTCCGGCTAGAAATCGCATTATCAGCGGCTTGTCAAAGGGGCTGGCTGTAATTGAGGCGGGTGAGACTTCCGGCTCTTTGATCACCGCCAAAATTGCTTTTGAGCAAAATCGTGAAGTTTTTGCTCTGCCTGGGCGCGTCGATAACCCGATGTCCAGAGGCACAAACAAGTTGATTAGCGCGCAGACGGCTCATGTTCTGACCAGCCACGAAGACATTTTGAACGAGTTGAGTTGGACCAGTGCACCATCGAACGGGCCGATACCGGTTGTGGTTGAGCTTTTTGGTAAAGAAAAAGAGGTTTTCGAGCTGATTAGCGCCGAACCGGTTCACTTTGACCATTTAATCGAGCGATCGGGGCTGCACTCAGGCGAGCTTTCGGCCACCTTGACGATGCTCGAGCTGGCCGGAGTAGTCGAGAGGTTGCCTGGTGATTGGTACTCTCGTCAGACCACCAGTTTTATGAGCAAGTGA
- a CDS encoding serine/threonine protein kinase, giving the protein MKLCLLCSSKYDDTVSVCERDGAKLVIAGSDNLIGTVVGEKYHIDELIGKGSVGRVYKAHRVADNSFVAVKVLRENLSNDKEALARFKREAQMLSIIEHPNIVELYDFGQTAGGEPFFAAEYLDGKTLATIIAERRCLTVSEAHPIFSQVFSALAEAHSHGFIHRDIKPTNIILVENQDQPLVKILDFSLAKLPPLAVEDRVTEDGMLRGTPAYMSPEQCQSMEVDNRSDIYSLAVVLFESLTGLRPFSNKNSVITMHQQMNDMPPTLMAVRSDLQFCEELEVLIAQCLSKKPEGRPASVEEFRQKFEQACEAQKRIAELEISSGYAERPRVKTLDKLTPLEAFREADERRKELDKILADESSARKLTELRAEKIRADESESETIRMTTAELESQRVTAVNEMDNRDKNRAENRVEGKAENRAENRLDRAVNGLNSVPAEHEPGFDLTTAPVHLRLASFVLSMWWSPVGRKVILGLLVFVLLIILVTTLLLTPIPGPSTP; this is encoded by the coding sequence ATGAAACTGTGTTTGCTCTGTAGCAGTAAGTATGATGATACTGTCTCTGTCTGTGAGCGAGATGGCGCCAAGCTCGTAATCGCCGGCAGTGACAATTTGATCGGTACAGTTGTAGGCGAAAAGTATCATATCGACGAATTAATAGGCAAAGGTTCTGTTGGCCGTGTTTATAAAGCACACCGGGTGGCAGACAATTCCTTCGTGGCTGTAAAAGTTTTGCGTGAAAATCTGAGTAATGACAAAGAAGCGCTGGCTCGTTTCAAGCGCGAAGCGCAGATGCTGAGCATTATTGAGCACCCCAACATCGTCGAACTCTATGATTTCGGACAGACAGCAGGCGGCGAGCCATTTTTTGCGGCTGAATATCTCGATGGAAAGACGTTAGCGACTATAATCGCAGAGCGAAGATGCTTGACTGTGTCTGAGGCTCATCCCATTTTTTCTCAGGTTTTTAGCGCTCTGGCAGAGGCTCACAGCCATGGTTTCATTCATCGTGATATTAAGCCGACTAATATCATTCTTGTTGAAAATCAAGATCAGCCACTGGTAAAAATTCTTGATTTCAGTCTTGCTAAGCTGCCACCGCTGGCGGTGGAAGATCGTGTCACCGAGGACGGTATGTTGAGAGGCACTCCTGCTTACATGAGCCCCGAGCAGTGCCAATCAATGGAGGTTGATAACCGCAGCGATATCTACTCTCTTGCTGTTGTCTTGTTTGAGAGTTTGACAGGTCTGCGTCCGTTCTCCAATAAAAATTCCGTTATCACCATGCATCAGCAGATGAACGACATGCCACCGACTTTGATGGCAGTTCGTTCTGACCTGCAATTTTGTGAAGAGCTGGAAGTTTTGATCGCGCAATGTCTTTCTAAGAAACCGGAAGGGCGACCCGCGTCAGTAGAAGAGTTCCGGCAGAAGTTCGAACAAGCCTGCGAAGCACAAAAAAGGATTGCTGAACTCGAGATTAGCTCTGGTTATGCTGAACGACCTCGGGTTAAAACGTTGGACAAGCTCACGCCCCTGGAGGCATTCCGAGAAGCTGATGAACGCCGCAAAGAGCTTGACAAGATTCTTGCTGACGAGTCAAGCGCTCGCAAGCTTACTGAATTACGCGCTGAAAAGATTCGTGCCGACGAGAGTGAGTCCGAAACAATTCGCATGACGACTGCGGAGCTTGAGTCGCAACGAGTCACTGCCGTTAATGAGATGGACAACAGGGACAAGAACAGGGCTGAGAACAGAGTTGAGGGCAAGGCTGAGAACAGAGCTGAGAACAGACTTGACAGGGCTGTCAACGGGTTGAACAGCGTACCGGCTGAACATGAGCCCGGCTTTGATCTCACAACTGCACCAGTGCATCTGCGCCTTGCATCGTTTGTTCTGTCGATGTGGTGGAGCCCCGTCGGGCGTAAGGTCATCCTGGGCTTGCTTGTTTTTGTGCTGCTGATAATACTTGTCACTACACTCCTGCTTACGCCTATTCCTGGCCCTTCTACGCCCTAG
- a CDS encoding TatD family deoxyribonuclease, with translation MAEPTLPSSGSIIDSHAHVVKEYFESDQEEVIQRAFASGIVQMVNPGVVLHSIPELLDLADRYDEIYTAVGLHPHDAKDWNDDSFDIIYKACRHPKVVAIGECGLDFYYNNSDHDSQVRALKAQIQIALETDKPIIIHCRDAWDETMTLLEEEGKGEIRGVFHCFTGGPELLPRIEKLDFYVSFSGIVTFPKSKPIQEAATLVKDDRILVETDCPFLAPQKVRGKKNEPAYVWYTAEKLAELRNTTLAAIAAKCRDNARALFSLPVV, from the coding sequence ATGGCTGAACCCACACTACCATCAAGTGGCTCAATTATAGATAGCCACGCGCACGTCGTAAAAGAATATTTTGAAAGCGATCAAGAGGAAGTAATTCAGAGAGCCTTCGCCTCAGGCATAGTGCAGATGGTAAACCCGGGTGTGGTGTTGCACTCGATACCGGAATTGCTCGATCTGGCAGATCGATACGATGAAATTTATACGGCTGTAGGACTGCACCCTCATGATGCTAAGGACTGGAATGATGATAGCTTCGATATCATCTACAAGGCCTGCCGTCATCCAAAAGTGGTGGCAATCGGTGAATGCGGGCTTGATTTCTACTACAACAACAGCGACCACGATTCACAGGTGCGAGCCCTGAAAGCGCAAATTCAAATCGCGCTGGAAACCGACAAACCAATCATCATTCATTGCAGAGATGCCTGGGACGAAACAATGACACTTCTGGAAGAAGAAGGTAAAGGAGAAATTCGCGGCGTCTTCCATTGCTTCACGGGCGGACCGGAGCTGCTTCCGCGCATCGAAAAGCTCGATTTCTATGTGTCCTTTTCCGGCATCGTCACGTTTCCCAAATCTAAACCAATTCAAGAAGCGGCCACGTTAGTGAAGGACGACCGCATTCTCGTAGAAACAGATTGTCCTTTTCTGGCACCACAGAAGGTGCGCGGAAAGAAGAACGAGCCTGCCTATGTCTGGTACACAGCAGAAAAGCTGGCAGAGCTCAGAAACACTACGCTGGCAGCGATTGCCGCCAAATGTCGCGACAACGCCCGCGCTTTATTTTCACTGCCGGTTGTTTGA
- a CDS encoding serine/threonine protein kinase, with product MKVCLRCNSHYLDKLMACPEDGAKLIPTGDDPLIGTIVGGRYKVICAVGSGSMGIVYKAVQENSGREMALKVLRNLHQTSEDSVKRFRREAKTASSLKHPNIVTLFDFGFMEDGQPYIITEFLKGLTLAQFLREHGHMAPLKARAVIKQVCDAVGEAHRHQIVHRDLKPENIVLQGKDQGGRFVKVVDFGIAKMLGDTGATSADLTLEGKVCGSPAYMSPEGCRGAEIDYRCDIYSLGIVIFEMLTGKRPFVADDLMALMFLHVNEPAPKLSSVRVDPAFTPELEAVIRKALAKEPKDRQQSAEELWEEFNAACQGQRPQKRQQTADWIPFSSWNEPAYLKLPGLEDTEPVDFSHEFENEMGDREIKSQRRKKLRDLSKGKLWIKVVALAAVLVASLVYMKVSRYKDAVAVAQVLSNQGRPEDAVRILERLKQQGDLATDNSESLNSAYVQAAMKFGNKHQYSQAIELLQKVQPQSKYRSEASDLLKKFKRH from the coding sequence ATGAAAGTCTGCCTGCGATGTAATTCCCACTATCTCGACAAGCTGATGGCCTGTCCTGAAGATGGTGCGAAACTCATACCGACCGGAGACGATCCGCTCATCGGTACGATAGTTGGTGGCCGCTACAAAGTCATTTGTGCTGTCGGCAGCGGTTCGATGGGTATCGTCTACAAGGCTGTGCAGGAAAATTCCGGTCGTGAAATGGCCCTCAAGGTGTTGCGAAATCTTCATCAGACCTCGGAGGATTCAGTCAAGCGATTTCGCCGCGAAGCTAAAACTGCAAGCAGTCTCAAGCATCCAAACATCGTCACCCTGTTCGACTTCGGCTTCATGGAAGATGGTCAGCCATATATCATTACCGAATTTTTGAAAGGTCTCACGCTTGCTCAGTTTCTTCGTGAGCACGGTCACATGGCACCTCTTAAAGCCAGAGCCGTAATCAAACAAGTCTGCGATGCGGTTGGAGAAGCTCATCGCCACCAGATCGTTCATCGTGACTTGAAACCGGAAAATATTGTTTTACAGGGAAAAGACCAGGGGGGACGCTTTGTTAAGGTGGTCGATTTCGGTATCGCTAAAATGCTCGGCGATACTGGTGCCACCTCAGCAGACCTGACTCTGGAAGGTAAAGTCTGCGGCAGCCCCGCTTACATGAGCCCTGAAGGCTGTCGGGGCGCGGAAATCGACTATCGCTGCGATATATACTCACTGGGCATTGTTATTTTCGAGATGCTGACCGGCAAGCGTCCCTTTGTAGCAGATGACTTGATGGCGCTCATGTTTTTACACGTCAACGAGCCTGCTCCTAAACTTTCATCGGTTCGAGTCGACCCTGCGTTCACCCCCGAGCTTGAGGCGGTGATCCGCAAGGCCCTCGCTAAGGAGCCTAAGGATCGCCAGCAGAGCGCAGAGGAGTTGTGGGAAGAATTCAATGCCGCCTGTCAGGGACAGCGACCCCAGAAGCGCCAGCAGACTGCTGACTGGATTCCATTTTCTTCCTGGAATGAACCTGCTTACTTGAAGCTGCCGGGGCTTGAGGACACGGAACCTGTTGATTTCAGCCATGAATTTGAAAATGAAATGGGAGATCGTGAAATCAAGTCACAGCGGCGAAAGAAGCTGCGCGATCTTTCCAAAGGCAAATTGTGGATAAAAGTTGTGGCTCTGGCTGCTGTTCTAGTCGCCAGTCTGGTTTATATGAAGGTGAGTCGCTACAAAGACGCAGTCGCTGTTGCGCAGGTCCTGAGCAACCAGGGGCGACCCGAAGATGCTGTGCGCATTCTAGAGCGTCTCAAGCAGCAAGGTGATCTGGCCACGGATAATTCAGAATCCCTCAATTCAGCTTATGTCCAAGCCGCCATGAAATTTGGAAACAAGCACCAATACTCGCAAGCAATCGAGCTTTTGCAGAAAGTTCAGCCCCAATCGAAATATCGCTCGGAAGCCTCTGATCTGCTCAAGAAATTCAAGAGACACTGA